The following are encoded in a window of Lactobacillus intestinalis genomic DNA:
- a CDS encoding LacI family DNA-binding transcriptional regulator: MVTLSDVAKQANVSKMTVSRVINHPEQVTEELRGLVEAAMVELDYHPNSVAQALVNNRTNVVKFVTLEDIDTTEPYYMNLLFGFARGLTKKQYAFQLVTDLNRIEEGRADGYLITGSRTHNYELFDKLKKPFVLFGENHRGYDFVDTDNQLGEKTATEYALSRLYKQIIFIGLDVKEPFEYSREAGYINTLQKNQLIPKIYRVDNHSHAAQKVIQDHFREFKKDTCFICASDRIAIGVVRELEYQGAKIPEDFGVIGFDGVFLDQVSNPKLTTIKQPIFKMGELLASMLLQKIAQSGSPQGELLLEPKLIRRESTR, encoded by the coding sequence ATGGTAACTTTATCAGATGTAGCTAAACAAGCAAATGTGTCAAAAATGACAGTCTCTAGAGTGATTAATCATCCCGAGCAAGTCACTGAGGAGTTGCGAGGACTAGTTGAAGCGGCCATGGTAGAGTTGGATTATCATCCTAATTCAGTAGCTCAAGCTCTAGTTAATAATCGCACTAATGTGGTTAAATTTGTGACTTTAGAAGATATAGATACAACCGAACCCTACTATATGAATCTGCTGTTTGGTTTTGCTCGAGGATTGACAAAAAAGCAGTATGCTTTTCAGTTAGTGACTGATTTGAATAGAATTGAAGAAGGGAGAGCGGATGGTTATCTCATCACCGGATCGAGAACTCATAATTATGAATTATTTGATAAGTTGAAGAAGCCGTTTGTTTTATTTGGTGAAAATCACCGTGGTTATGATTTTGTTGATACTGATAATCAATTAGGTGAAAAAACTGCGACTGAATACGCTTTGTCGCGCCTATATAAACAAATAATTTTTATTGGGTTGGACGTGAAAGAACCATTTGAATATTCTCGTGAAGCTGGATATATCAATACTTTGCAGAAAAATCAGCTAATTCCAAAAATTTATCGAGTAGATAATCATAGCCACGCTGCGCAGAAGGTTATTCAAGATCACTTTAGGGAATTTAAAAAAGATACTTGCTTTATTTGTGCAAGTGATCGAATTGCAATTGGAGTTGTACGTGAATTGGAATATCAAGGTGCAAAGATTCCAGAAGATTTTGGTGTGATTGGATTTGATGGAGTATTTTTAGACCAAGTTTCTAATCCCAAGTTGACAACTATTAAACAACCAATTTTTAAAATGGGTGAATTGCTAGCCAGCATGCTTTTACAAAAGATCGCCCAGTCAGGATCTCCTCAAGGTGAATTACTTCTTGAACCTAAATTAATTAGACGTGAGTCAACGAGATAA
- a CDS encoding type 1 glutamine amidotransferase — protein MNENLIKIAYLYEDLMNTYGDSGDVKILSFLLKRQGYDTQVDNISLGDEFNAFDYDFVFFGGGQDFEQTVVAKDLPRHKLTLDKYINGGNPMLCICGGYQLMGDYYKTNSGITIKGLGILPLHTVFKADKRMIGDTRYMTEWGEVTAFENHSGQTYFDNTNKLHPLGEMIEGYGNNPQDHVEGLRYRNFIGSYSHGPLLKNTNVANAIAEMIIKRHQDRISDENAVK, from the coding sequence ATGAACGAGAATTTGATTAAGATTGCTTATTTATATGAAGATCTCATGAACACTTATGGTGACTCTGGTGATGTAAAGATCCTCAGCTTTTTGTTGAAACGTCAAGGCTATGATACTCAGGTAGACAATATTTCACTTGGTGATGAATTCAACGCTTTTGACTATGACTTTGTCTTCTTCGGTGGGGGACAAGATTTTGAACAAACTGTTGTGGCCAAGGACTTACCACGCCACAAGTTAACTTTAGATAAATACATTAATGGTGGTAATCCAATGCTCTGTATCTGTGGTGGCTACCAATTAATGGGCGATTACTACAAGACTAATTCTGGTATAACCATTAAAGGTTTAGGTATTTTACCCCTTCATACTGTTTTTAAAGCAGATAAGCGTATGATCGGGGACACTCGTTACATGACTGAATGGGGAGAAGTTACCGCTTTTGAAAACCACTCAGGTCAAACATACTTTGATAACACTAACAAGCTTCATCCCTTGGGTGAAATGATTGAAGGCTATGGCAACAATCCTCAAGATCATGTTGAAGGACTACGTTATCGCAATTTCATCGGTTCATATTCGCATGGTCCACTTCTTAAAAACACCAATGTCGCAAATGCCATTGCGGAAATGATCATTAAACGTCATCAAGATCGCATTAGCGACGAAAACGCTGTAAAATAA
- a CDS encoding alpha-glucosidase, with product MKHWYDNAIIYQIYPKSFQDTNGDGIGDLNGIKKRIPYLKSLGVNAIWLNPVFVSPQVDNGYDVSNYFAIDPQMGTMADMESLIHELHKNGIHLIMDFVLNHTSDQHPWFQDAISDPESIYRDYYIFAGHDNQRPNNWGSFFGGSVWEKDPAKTGQFYFHLFDKRMPDLNWKNPEVRHAMLEIAEFWLEKGIDGLRLDAFIHIAKADLRQNFPTKNNSNKPVIAEPFFANLPQVQEWLRPFCERIKQDYPDTLLLGEAASANVNLAVDYTQKRNHLMDSVVTFRYFTEDESDVDPNFPGNYQPKNLDLVQFKQNQTVWQQTVAGISQPTLYWSNHDMARLRTRVAQTDTQNRSLAMLMYLQRGIPIIYYGEELGLKNLKFNNIEQFKDQTVHDFVAQAIQAGLAQEEALEMVSKTHKMPARGIMPWNDEENYGFSKAAPWIRGEKQDDFTVANEIGNANSMINFYRQLIQLKKTALFQKGSYYLLATDKNSYIYQRDYHQQSALVAVSLSNSEIQVQIPQDYKNEELLAGKYKLNKGQLTLAPYSGVVLSKSEGEKCN from the coding sequence ATGAAGCACTGGTACGATAACGCAATAATTTATCAAATTTATCCTAAATCCTTCCAAGATACAAATGGAGATGGAATAGGTGACTTAAATGGTATCAAGAAGCGAATCCCATATTTAAAAAGTTTAGGAGTTAACGCAATCTGGCTCAATCCGGTTTTTGTTTCGCCACAGGTCGATAATGGCTATGACGTTTCAAATTATTTTGCAATTGATCCGCAAATGGGGACGATGGCTGATATGGAAAGTTTGATCCATGAATTACACAAAAATGGTATTCATTTAATCATGGATTTCGTGTTAAACCATACTTCTGATCAGCATCCCTGGTTTCAGGATGCAATTAGTGATCCGGAGAGCATTTATCGAGACTATTATATTTTTGCTGGACATGATAATCAGCGTCCGAATAATTGGGGAAGCTTTTTTGGTGGAAGTGTCTGGGAAAAGGATCCTGCTAAAACGGGGCAATTTTACTTTCACTTATTTGATAAAAGAATGCCTGATTTAAACTGGAAAAATCCCGAAGTCCGCCATGCAATGCTTGAAATTGCAGAATTTTGGTTAGAGAAGGGAATCGATGGATTAAGATTGGATGCTTTTATTCATATTGCAAAAGCCGATCTTAGACAGAACTTCCCAACTAAAAATAATAGCAACAAACCTGTGATTGCAGAGCCATTTTTTGCTAATTTACCTCAAGTTCAAGAATGGTTGCGTCCATTTTGTGAACGGATTAAGCAAGATTATCCTGACACACTTTTGTTAGGAGAAGCGGCTAGTGCGAATGTAAATCTAGCAGTTGACTATACGCAAAAGCGAAATCATTTGATGGATAGTGTGGTTACATTTCGTTATTTCACCGAAGATGAAAGCGACGTTGACCCAAATTTCCCAGGAAATTATCAGCCTAAGAATTTAGATTTGGTGCAATTTAAGCAAAATCAAACTGTGTGGCAACAAACTGTGGCTGGAATTTCCCAACCAACACTTTATTGGTCTAATCATGATATGGCACGCCTTAGAACTAGAGTGGCTCAAACCGATACTCAAAACCGCAGTCTGGCAATGCTTATGTATCTCCAGCGCGGAATTCCCATTATTTATTATGGAGAAGAGTTAGGATTAAAGAATCTCAAGTTTAATAATATTGAGCAATTTAAGGATCAAACGGTGCACGACTTTGTTGCTCAGGCAATTCAAGCTGGGCTTGCTCAAGAAGAAGCACTAGAAATGGTAAGTAAAACTCATAAAATGCCAGCACGTGGAATTATGCCTTGGAATGATGAAGAGAATTACGGCTTCAGTAAAGCTGCCCCTTGGATTAGAGGTGAAAAGCAGGATGACTTCACTGTAGCAAATGAAATTGGCAATGCTAATTCGATGATTAACTTTTATCGTCAACTAATTCAATTAAAGAAGACGGCTCTGTTTCAAAAGGGAAGCTACTACTTACTAGCAACTGATAAAAATTCTTATATTTATCAGCGTGATTATCACCAACAAAGTGCACTTGTGGCAGTTTCTTTATCGAATTCTGAAATTCAAGTCCAAATTCCACAAGACTACAAAAATGAAGAACTTCTTGCAGGAAAGTATAAATTAAATAAAGGTCAATTAACATTAGCACCATATTCAGGTGTAGTTTTAAGTAAAAGTGAGGGAGAAAAATGCAATTAG
- the glpK gene encoding glycerol kinase GlpK, protein MAEKYIMAIDEGTTSTRAMIIDHEGKEVASSQKEFPQYFPEPGWVEHNAEEIWTAVQTTVATTFIDSGIRPDQIAGIGITNQRETTVIWDKKTGRPIYNAIVWQSRQTTALAEKLKKEGYSEEIRQKTGLVIDPYFSATKIRWILDHVEGAQEKAEKGELLFGTIDTWLLWKLTNGEVHVTDYTNASRTMLYNIHDLKWDEDILKLLNIPQAILPEVKSNSEIYGYTKPYTYFGGEVPIAAMAGDQQAALFGQLALKPGMVKNTYGTGSFIVMNTGDKPTESNNNLLTTIAYGINGKINYALEGSVFVAGSAIQWLRDSMKMIKTAPESEAAALKSVSENEVYVVPAFTGLGAPYWDSEARGAIFGVTRGTTNNDLIKATLQSLAYQTRDVMDTMQKDSGIEIPILRVDGGASNNNYLMQFQSDILNTKIERAKVLETTGMGVAFLAGLAVKYWQNIDEIKHIFVIGQAFESRMGENERERLYHGWQKAVKATQVFAHGE, encoded by the coding sequence TTGGCAGAAAAATATATAATGGCGATTGATGAAGGGACTACATCAACGCGTGCAATGATTATTGATCATGAAGGAAAAGAAGTAGCGAGTTCGCAGAAAGAGTTTCCGCAATATTTTCCTGAACCTGGCTGGGTAGAACACAATGCGGAAGAAATTTGGACGGCAGTCCAAACTACAGTTGCAACCACTTTTATTGATTCAGGAATTCGTCCCGATCAAATTGCAGGTATTGGAATTACTAATCAACGTGAAACTACGGTTATCTGGGATAAAAAAACAGGTCGTCCCATTTATAATGCAATTGTTTGGCAATCACGTCAGACAACAGCTTTAGCAGAAAAATTAAAAAAAGAAGGTTACAGCGAAGAAATCCGTCAAAAAACGGGTCTAGTAATTGATCCATATTTTAGTGCCACAAAAATCAGATGGATTTTGGATCATGTTGAAGGCGCGCAAGAAAAAGCAGAAAAAGGTGAGCTTTTATTTGGAACCATTGATACCTGGCTTCTTTGGAAGTTAACCAATGGAGAAGTTCACGTGACTGACTACACCAATGCTTCTAGAACTATGCTTTATAATATTCATGATTTAAAGTGGGATGAAGATATTTTGAAATTGCTTAATATTCCTCAAGCGATTTTGCCAGAAGTTAAATCTAATTCTGAAATCTATGGATATACCAAGCCCTATACCTACTTTGGGGGAGAAGTTCCTATTGCAGCAATGGCGGGTGACCAGCAAGCCGCTTTATTTGGGCAACTTGCCCTAAAACCAGGGATGGTAAAGAACACATATGGGACTGGGTCATTTATTGTGATGAACACAGGAGACAAGCCAACTGAATCTAACAATAATTTGTTAACGACAATTGCTTATGGAATTAACGGTAAAATTAATTATGCTTTGGAAGGATCTGTTTTTGTAGCGGGATCAGCAATCCAATGGTTGCGAGATTCGATGAAGATGATTAAGACTGCTCCTGAATCAGAAGCAGCCGCGTTAAAGTCCGTATCTGAAAATGAAGTTTATGTGGTTCCAGCCTTTACAGGCTTAGGTGCACCTTATTGGGATTCGGAAGCCCGAGGAGCAATTTTTGGTGTTACACGTGGAACAACAAATAATGATTTAATTAAAGCGACTTTACAGTCCTTGGCTTATCAAACTAGGGACGTAATGGATACCATGCAAAAAGATTCCGGAATTGAAATTCCAATTTTACGCGTAGATGGCGGTGCTTCCAACAACAATTACCTAATGCAATTTCAGTCCGATATTTTAAATACTAAAATTGAACGGGCAAAAGTCCTAGAAACTACAGGAATGGGAGTTGCTTTTTTAGCAGGACTAGCTGTGAAATACTGGCAAAATATTGATGAAATCAAGCATATCTTTGTCATTGGACAAGCATTCGAATCACGGATGGGTGAAAATGAACGCGAACGTCTTTATCATGGTTGGCAAAAAGCGGTAAAAGCTACTCAAGTTTTTGCACATGGAGAATAA
- a CDS encoding tyrosine-protein phosphatase encodes MPHNRIVTLDGALNFRDIGGYKNDKGQSVKWNKIYRSDSLSSLSYKDKIKLAKLHVTVDCDLRSSYEKNSSPDDLWSGVKYVDVPLYSNNVSEDKGENKLYRFFHHFPDFKDNFIGQIYQRTLLNSHSQDEFAKVFANLLELPADAALVYHCSAGKDRTGMTTALILMALGVNDDMIARDYLLTNKLYDFAVSRNLPSNGEISSMIAKMNVTKGEGTAIKGITETIRQGWGSFDSFFKKELGFSQSDLKQFRKMYLE; translated from the coding sequence ATGCCACATAATCGAATCGTGACTTTAGATGGAGCACTCAATTTTAGAGATATTGGTGGTTATAAAAATGACAAAGGCCAAAGCGTTAAATGGAACAAAATTTATCGTTCTGATTCACTTAGTTCCTTATCCTATAAAGATAAAATTAAATTAGCTAAATTGCACGTTACTGTTGATTGTGACTTGCGTTCAAGCTATGAAAAGAATTCTTCGCCTGACGATCTTTGGTCAGGAGTAAAATATGTTGATGTTCCTTTATATTCAAATAATGTGAGTGAAGATAAAGGAGAAAATAAACTTTATCGCTTCTTTCACCATTTTCCCGACTTTAAAGACAACTTTATTGGTCAGATTTATCAGAGAACTTTGCTTAATTCTCATAGTCAGGATGAATTCGCTAAGGTATTTGCAAACTTACTAGAATTACCAGCAGATGCGGCTTTAGTTTATCATTGTAGCGCGGGAAAGGACCGTACTGGAATGACAACTGCACTAATTCTGATGGCTTTAGGGGTTAATGATGATATGATCGCCCGCGACTATTTATTAACTAATAAGCTCTATGACTTTGCTGTTTCGCGTAATCTGCCAAGTAATGGTGAAATTTCTTCGATGATTGCTAAAATGAACGTAACTAAAGGCGAAGGAACTGCCATTAAAGGTATTACCGAAACCATTCGTCAAGGTTGGGGAAGTTTTGACTCTTTCTTTAAAAAAGAGCTTGGTTTTAGTCAAAGTGATTTAAAACAATTTCGTAAAATGTACTTAGAATAG
- a CDS encoding EamA family transporter gives MVSQKQRRLWTILAAIAATMWGISGIMAKALFDISPAITPLWLTQVRLITAGVVLLIAAGISKQKPIVTLKNKHNAWVILAYGLCGLLPVQLFYFIVIKQANASVATILQFIGPFFVIGFLTFTHKQVMRRLDILAAILAFMGVFLLSTHGHFNQLAITPAALFWGLLSAVGEASYTLIPVNIVKRVSSMVVTGWGMVMAGLGLVLLHPHWPAIPNEPNVWLLTGSIIVIGTIIPFQVMANALRYVKPATVSLLDAFEPLSATVGSVLIFNLVMVPVDWIGTLLVIISVLALNITPKSKIKKVDKIE, from the coding sequence ATGGTAAGTCAAAAACAGCGCAGATTATGGACAATTTTAGCAGCGATTGCAGCTACCATGTGGGGTATTTCTGGTATTATGGCTAAAGCTTTATTTGATATTAGTCCAGCTATTACTCCACTGTGGTTAACGCAAGTGCGTTTAATTACGGCTGGAGTTGTTTTATTGATAGCTGCAGGGATTTCAAAGCAAAAGCCGATTGTGACACTTAAAAATAAGCATAACGCCTGGGTTATTTTAGCCTACGGCTTATGTGGACTGTTACCAGTTCAACTTTTTTATTTTATTGTAATCAAGCAGGCTAATGCTTCTGTTGCAACTATTTTGCAATTTATTGGGCCATTTTTTGTGATTGGTTTTCTAACTTTTACTCATAAACAAGTTATGCGACGCTTGGATATTTTAGCGGCAATTTTGGCTTTTATGGGCGTCTTTTTGCTGTCAACGCATGGTCACTTTAATCAATTGGCAATTACGCCAGCAGCTTTGTTTTGGGGCCTTTTATCTGCTGTGGGGGAAGCAAGTTATACTTTGATTCCTGTCAATATTGTTAAGAGAGTTTCGAGTATGGTAGTGACTGGATGGGGGATGGTTATGGCAGGATTGGGACTTGTCTTGCTTCATCCGCATTGGCCAGCTATTCCGAATGAACCTAATGTTTGGCTGCTTACAGGATCAATTATTGTAATTGGAACTATCATTCCGTTTCAAGTAATGGCAAATGCCCTACGTTATGTAAAACCAGCAACAGTCAGTTTGCTTGATGCATTTGAGCCGCTTTCTGCAACAGTCGGATCCGTATTGATTTTTAACTTAGTAATGGTGCCCGTTGACTGGATAGGTACATTGTTAGTAATTATTAGTGTATTAGCTTTGAATATCACACCTAAGAGTAAAATTAAGAAAGTAGATAAAATTGAATAG
- the thiD gene encoding bifunctional hydroxymethylpyrimidine kinase/phosphomethylpyrimidine kinase, with product MTQEPIAVTIAGNDSDGSAGMPADLHSFYARGVYGMGLLTAAVAGNTTGIYAQQVMPVDFIQKQFDVLADDFDIKAAKTGMVADSEIMNCVADNLEKYDFGKIVIDPVISTKHGNTLMDDDSYNTFINRLVPLADVITPNFYEQKKLTGLELNDIEEVKKGAKMLQEMGAKNVIMKGRHDGSSDEVVDLLLTEDGEFHTFVKPYFKTDRVNGTGDTLSAVIAAELAKNTPLLESIKIAKEFTYNAISHPIEVGSKWGPINHLAAQKNN from the coding sequence ATGACTCAAGAACCAATTGCAGTAACAATCGCAGGAAACGACAGTGATGGAAGTGCAGGAATGCCTGCAGACCTCCACTCTTTTTACGCACGCGGCGTATATGGAATGGGACTTTTGACCGCAGCCGTTGCTGGTAACACCACCGGGATTTATGCCCAACAAGTAATGCCAGTTGACTTCATTCAAAAGCAATTCGATGTTTTAGCTGATGATTTTGATATTAAAGCTGCTAAAACTGGGATGGTTGCCGATTCTGAAATTATGAACTGCGTAGCTGACAATTTAGAAAAATATGATTTTGGTAAGATTGTTATCGACCCAGTAATTTCAACCAAACATGGGAACACTTTAATGGACGATGATTCTTATAACACTTTCATCAACCGCTTAGTGCCCCTGGCTGATGTGATTACGCCAAACTTTTATGAACAAAAGAAGCTTACGGGCCTTGAACTAAACGATATCGAAGAAGTTAAAAAAGGCGCCAAGATGCTTCAAGAGATGGGCGCAAAGAACGTCATCATGAAGGGTCGTCATGATGGCAGCAGCGACGAAGTAGTGGATCTTTTGTTAACTGAAGATGGTGAATTCCATACTTTTGTTAAGCCTTACTTTAAGACTGACCGTGTAAACGGTACTGGCGACACCTTATCAGCTGTGATTGCGGCGGAACTTGCCAAAAATACTCCGCTTCTGGAAAGTATTAAGATCGCCAAGGAATTTACCTACAATGCAATTTCTCATCCAATCGAAGTCGGATCAAAATGGGGACCAATAAATCACCTAGCAGCTCAAAAAAATAACTAA
- a CDS encoding DMT family transporter, which produces MITQKQRRLWAFLAALACVMWGVSGLFAKELFNISSDITPMWLSQIRMIVSGIILLIVAGIMKQKPIATMKNKRDALTIIAYGVFGLLPVQLFYFIVVQKANASIATILQFIGPFFVMGYLAITHKQVMRKMDIIASIAAFLGVVLLATHGKFNNFALSPSVLFWGLLSAVGVATNTLIPIGVLKRVSSLVVTGWGLLSSGICLLLVHPQMPHIPNQPNVWWCTIAVIIIGTIVPFQLMTNSLRFIKPSTASLLDAFEPFSATIGSVLVFGLVMTKMDWIGSILVVVAAMALNVSPKKKKSRKVHQQERA; this is translated from the coding sequence ATGATAACGCAAAAACAGCGGAGATTGTGGGCATTTTTAGCTGCTTTAGCATGTGTAATGTGGGGAGTCTCAGGTTTATTTGCTAAAGAGTTATTTAATATAAGCTCAGATATTACACCAATGTGGTTGTCACAAATCAGAATGATCGTCTCGGGCATAATTTTATTAATTGTGGCTGGCATTATGAAACAAAAGCCTATTGCAACAATGAAAAATAAGCGTGATGCTTTAACAATAATTGCCTATGGTGTTTTTGGATTATTACCCGTGCAATTGTTTTATTTTATTGTGGTTCAAAAGGCTAATGCTTCAATTGCGACCATTTTGCAATTTATTGGACCGTTTTTTGTAATGGGATATTTGGCGATAACCCACAAGCAAGTAATGCGAAAAATGGATATTATTGCATCAATTGCGGCTTTTTTGGGTGTGGTATTACTTGCAACTCATGGAAAGTTTAACAACTTTGCACTGAGTCCCTCAGTACTTTTTTGGGGGTTACTTTCAGCAGTTGGAGTTGCAACCAATACTTTGATTCCAATTGGGGTGTTAAAAAGAGTCTCAAGTCTAGTTGTAACTGGATGGGGACTACTTTCATCAGGAATTTGTTTACTTTTAGTGCATCCCCAAATGCCGCACATTCCTAATCAACCTAATGTATGGTGGTGTACGATTGCCGTTATTATCATTGGGACGATTGTGCCATTTCAATTAATGACAAATTCTCTCCGTTTCATTAAACCTTCAACAGCTAGCTTACTAGACGCATTTGAGCCTTTTTCAGCCACAATTGGCTCAGTCTTGGTGTTTGGCTTAGTAATGACAAAAATGGACTGGATTGGTTCAATTTTGGTTGTAGTGGCGGCTATGGCACTGAATGTTTCACCTAAAAAGAAAAAATCAAGAAAAGTTCACCAGCAAGAAAGAGCATAA